Proteins encoded by one window of Salvia splendens isolate huo1 chromosome 7, SspV2, whole genome shotgun sequence:
- the LOC121811118 gene encoding protein yippee-like gives MGRVFAVTLEGKIYSCKHCGTHLALDDDIVSKSFHSRHGKAYLFSKVANVTLGEKEERMMMTGSHVVVDIFCVQCGSIVGWKYETAREKSQKYKEGKSVLERFKISGPDGSNYWVSDGAHFGGSDADDV, from the exons ATGGGGAGGGTGTTTGCTGTGACTCTTGAGGGAAAGATCTATAGTTGCAAGCACTGTGGAACTCATCTAGCGCTTGATGATGATATCGTCTCCAAG TCTTTCCACAGCAGGCATGGAAAGGCTTATCTCTTCAGTAAAGT GGCAAATGTAACGCTTGGCGAGAAGgaagagagaatgatgatgactGGATCACACGTAGTTGTAGATATATTTTGCGTCCAATGTGGTTCAATTGTTGGATGGAAATAT GAAACTGCTCGTGAAAAGAGTCAAAAGTACAAAGAAGGAAAATCTGTTCTCGAGCG GTTTAAGATATCAGGGCCGGATGGTAGCAATTATTGGGTTAGCGATGGAGCACATTTCGGAGGAAGTGATGCTGATGATGTCTGA